Below is a genomic region from Nitrospira sp..
ATGCGGAGCGCGGGGGTCGTGCTCAATGACTTGGCGGATCGAACCGTCGATCGGGAGGTGGCGAGGACAACTTCTCGACCGTTGGCCTCCGGAGAACTGTCGTTCCGCCATGCCTGCTTGCTGGCCAGTCTGCTGCTCGGTGCGGCGTCGGCCCTGGTCCTGACGCTCAATCAGCTGACGCTGCTGTTGAGCCCCGTCGCCGTGCTGTTGGCTGCCCTCTATCCGTTCGCCAAGCGGGTCGTCCATGTTCCGCAAGCGATACTGGGCCTCGCCTTCGGCTGGGGGACGATCATGGCCTGGGCCGCGTCACGCGGGGCGGTGGAGAGCCCGGCATGGCTGCTCTTCGGCGCCACGATCTGTTGGGCAATCGGCTACGACACCATCTATGCGCTGCAGGACCGGGAGGACGATCGGCGAATCGGGGTGAAATCCTCCGCGCTGTTCTTCGACCGATGGACCTGGCTCGCGGTGGCCACGTCGCTCGGGGGGATGTTGAGCTTCATGACGCTTGCCGGCCGGCTTACAGGGATTGGATGGAGCTACTACGCCTCGCTCGCTATCGCCGCCGGCCTGTTCGCCATACAGATTGTGGAATTGACGGGATCGATCTCGCCCGCGCGAGCCTTCACGCTGTTTCATCGGCACGTGTGGATCGGGTCGGGAATTCTGGTCGGAATGCTCGCAGGATTTCTCTGGTGAGCAGATGCACGTCAGACGGCAAGTCCGGCCATCCGCCATGCGACACGGCGCCGGGTGAGGCGGACCAGGGTTGTCGCCTCTTGAGTGGTCTCAGCTGCCCGGCTTGTCGCTCGGAGGTTCGGTCTTCGGCGCACGCAACGTGTTGAGGTACATGACCACGGCCTTGGCATCCGCGTCACTCAACCCCAGTGCCGGCATTCTGGTTTCCGGCTTCATGGCTTGCGGATTCTTCACCCAGCGATAGACCCACGTGCCGTTGAGACGGAAGCCCGCGCGATCCAATGCCGGACCGACCTTTCCGCCTTCCTCTGCGAGGCTGTGGCAACCGTTGCAGCCGTATTTGTTTGCATACAAGTTCTTGCCGACCTCCGCCAACTTCGCGATCTGATCAGGCTTCACCGTCAAGTCCGGCCTCGGCACGTTGACGCCCTTACCGGGCCTGGTCGAGAAGTTGTTCAGCGCGACCTGTGCGTTGTCGAGATCCTTTTTCGCCTGGGTCATCGCGGCCTGTTCCTTCGCATAGGAGGACTCGTCGACATCCACGTCCTTCTTCAATTGCGCGCTCTTTTTTTCAGCCTCGTCGCTCGCCTTCTTTTCGGCGGCATCGTAGGCTTGCTTGGCTTGATCGAACTTGGACTGCGCGGCTTGTAGCGCGTCTGCAAGTTCCTTCTTGCGTTCCTCGACTTTGAACTCCAGCTTCATGCCGTGCAGGGTGCGGACATAGCCCACGATGGCCCAGATTTCATCTTCCGAGAGCGTGTACTTGAACGTCGGCATGGTCGGGACGGCGAATTCGTCGTCGCCGATCTTGTCGCCGCCCGGACTCGTGTCCTTCATGTCGCGTGAAATGGTATTGAAGATATCCTCGTCCTTGAATGTTCCCATCTCGGATTTATTGGACAGGTCCTTCGGCTTGGGATCGGGCATGGAGGACCAGTTGAAGCCTTCGTTCTGACGGCCGTGTTCGCCGTGACAGTGCAGGCAGTAGTGGGCATAGAGCTCCTGCCCTTTCTTCTGCTGCTCGCTCGCGCATCCGCCGGCCACCAGAGCCCAGACCCCCATCAGGCCGGCCACCGCTCCCATGACTTGCAGCCTTGCCGACTTCATGCTGACTGCCCTTTCTTGAGTTTTCGGATCAGGACGAACTGGAATCCAACGGCCAGCGCGATGGCCATCGCCGCGTAGAGATAGCCGGAATAGTCGGCGGGCGGCTCGGCTCGGAAATACCACCAGGACGAGACGGCCTTCTGCGACCCCTTCTCACGCAATTCTCCGCTCGCGTCCTTTTGTCCGTCCCAGACGGCGAACGCGATGTTGATGAATTCGCCGGGCTTCACCTGCGCGTCTTCGTCGGGATGCTCGGTCGCCAGCGGACGTGAAAACACCACCTTCCAGGTGCCGTTCGCATAGACGCCCTTGGCTTTGACATCCTGATGCGGTTGCGCCTTCAACGTGCCGAAGCCCATGGCGCTCATGTCGACGGCCTTGTTCTCTTTGTTCTTCCAGAACCAGATGTTGACCGGCCCCCCTTCGACCTGAGCCATCGGCTGGCCGTGCGCGAAGTGCGCCTTCTTGTCGCCGACCATGAATTCCAGGGCGGCCGCGTCGTCCGGATCCTGCGTGGGATCGGCATATTCCAGGAGAAACGCCACCTGCGTTCCATCGTGCAGCGCGCGAATCTTGACGTCTTTCACCGTCGCTTCCTGGATGCGGTTCTGCCAATGGACCTGCGGGGACATCGGAAATTGCGAAACCGGTGCGCTGGTCCAGACGGCTGAGTCCGGATCTTCCGCCGGAAGCGTGCCCTTGACCATCGGAGCCCGTACCGCCACGCTTTCCTGGGCGAAACCTACCGTCGCGCCGCACAGGACCATGACGGCCGCAAGCAGCGCCGCCTCGCCCTTGTGCCACTGTGTCTTCCGCTTTGCCGATTTCATGCTGTCCTCGTTTCGCGGCAGCCGGAGCCGCCGGTCTATTCCCAGGTACGAGGCGATTGATGCGCCCCGTCGTACTCGCCCATGATGATCTTCCAGATCCATTCGTCCGGGAGCTCGACTTCCCAGCGCGGCATGGCGGACTTCCAGGGCATCCCTTCAATGGGAAGCCCCACCCCGCCCTTCTTGATGCGCCAGAACAAGTAGCTCTCCTGCAACATCGCGATCGTCGTCGGATCCGAAAAATTCGCCGGAGGCGGATTGAAGCCACGGGCCGCCGGTCCTTTGCCGTCGAATTGTCCCCCGTGACAGGGGGAGCAGAAGGCGGCATAAAAGCCCTTACCCTGCATGATGTTTTCCGGGGTCTTGGGAACCGGGTTCGACAAGCCCGTATACTCGCCGGGCGGAGCGGGGTGAATCGTCCGGTTCTCGGCAGGCGGCTGATCGCTCGGCGCCGTGCTGCCGTAGGTCTGCCATCCGACCAGGAGCGGAAAGAGAATGAGAATGCCGTAGCGAAGCATCTGCAGCCCGCCGATGTTCTCTCCGGTCAGAAACCGCTGGATCGGCCCCCAAAATGCGTCCTTCGACTCTCCGCTGAGCGTCGCAAAAATCACGATCCCGGAACTCACCAGCATCAGATAGAGGAAAATGAGACTGGACGGCAGCGGAGCCGAGCCCGGCATGTTGGGCACGATGAACTTCAGCACCAGATAGACCGCGACCAGCAGGATGATTGGCTTGACCAGCGCCCCTCCCATAATGCCTCCTCAGTGCGCTTTCGCGACGGCGACAGGATCCGATTCCCCGGCCTTGACGGGAGCCGCGGGAGCCTGTCCCGGCACTTCGAGTTCGGACGGATTTACGGAAATCGGTTCTCCGCTCATCTGCTGCAGGAACGCGATGACGGACAGAATCTCATTTTTCGTCAGACCGATGGGATTCCGGTTGATATAGGGCATTCTCGCCGGATACTCCTTCGGCAGGCCCTCATGCCGATAGTCCAGATAGATGTAGGCCTGCGGCTGCGTCAAGCTCTCGAAGATGAACTCCCGGCTCAGCTTGGCTCCGATTCCCTTGAGGTCCGGGCAACGGGCCGATTCGCTGGGGCCGATCGAGTGGCAGAGCGCGCACTGCCCCTTGCTGAAGAAGATCTTCTGGCCGATGGCCGCCATGTCCGTCGGGGTCTTGACGGTCGCGATGTCGAATTTCTCTTCCGCGGGCGGCAACGAAGCCATTTGCGGAACGGCGAGCGCGACCAGCGAGAAGAGCCCGAGGACGATCGCCACGAACCCGATGACGCGGGCGAATTGCGCGCGGACAAAGAGCAGGATAACGATCCCCACCCCGACGACGCTCAGACCGATCAACTGCAGCTTGACTACTTCACTCATAGAGTCCCCGAATTTTTAGTGTTTAGTTTTTAGTTCTCAGTTTTTCGAACTCAGAACTAAAAACTCAAAACTCGTCACTCTCATCACCCGCGCTCCGAGTGATGAGGCGATCCGCCTGCCATCGCCGGCATACCGTGCGGCAACGCTCCTTTGGCCGCCTCGCCCTGTCCTCCGGCCTTGCCCTTGTCCCCCATCGTCGCGACCCAGAAGATGAAGGCCACGAGAAGACAGAACAAGAACGTGTTCAACGCCATGAAGGCCGCGGCATAGCCGAGGGCCGGAGAAAAGGCGTATTGAGACGAATCCCGCATGACACCGTAGATGTGCCAGTGCACTCTGGAGGACGACCGGGCATAGCCCATCAGCGTCATGAGCAGGATGACCATCACCGCGTTCAAGACCAACGCGTAGCCCGCGCGCGGAGGCATGCGGCCCCATACCATTTCGGTGGTGGTCTTGGCGCTTTTCAGCAGGAGCGCGGTCAAGGGCGTGATCGTCAGCATGACGAACAGCACGATGAGCACCTGCGAGGTCGAAAAGTAATTGATGCGGATGATCGCCGGCACGAAATAGCCCCATACGCCGAGTACGATTACGGCAATACCTGCAAGCACGAGCACTCCACCCATGACCGACTTCGCCACCTTGGCCCACGTGGCCGTTTCCTGTTTTCCCGCCCGCCAATACATAATAAAACTCATGAATGTGACAAGAATCATGAGATTGGCCACCGTCATCTTGGCCGACATGACGCCGAACACCCCGAGCAGCGGATGGTGCGTGCCGCCCATTTTGCGGGCTTCTTCCAAGCTGGCGACGAGCGAGTGCGGTGTCATCCACACTCCCAAACACAGGAGCAGGATGACCAGCATCGTCATGATGGGTTTGCGGTACCTCATTTCCGAACCAGGGATGCGGTGCGTAATACCGAGCCAGAAATAATAGTTGGAGCCAAGGAACAGAACCCCGATCAACATGGCCTGTAGAATAAACAGCCAGGAGAGGAATCCGCCCATCAGGGTGATGCCCATCTGCTGGTTGTATTGGTAGATTTCCCGCATCAGCCAATAGCCGGCGAACGGAAGGGGCAGCAGTCCGAAGACTCCGATGAAGTTGCCGACATAGCCCATCCAGTCGTAGTGGTCACGCTCTTCCGCATTCCGGGCCGCCAGATACCGGATGCCGGCGTAGGCGCCGCAAATGTACCCCCCGAGCACGACGTTGGCGATCAACCGGTGGATGTTCACGGGCCACCAGGTGGGATTCCAGGTGGCAGCCCAGGCGCGCTGCAGGTCCGTCCCTTCGGAGATCACGACGGGGCTCGCTTGGAAGGTCGCCCAGGAATTGGGGACGATCATGATGAAAAACGCGAAAAGATTGAGCAGGAAACCGAGGAAAATATGAAACGTCTTCTTCCCGCCGTCCTGCATCGCATCCCAACCGTACCAGTAGAGGTACAGGGTCGCGGTCTCCAGCAGGAACAGGATGCAGTAGAAAATGAAGGAGGGGAAAAAGATATCCGTCAGGTAGTTCATCAACTTCGGGTAGAACGCGATGAGCAGGAACAAGAGGATGCCCCCGAACAGCGCCGTAGTCGCGTAGGAGGAGGTCAACAGTTTGGTGAATTCCTTGGCCAGCTTATCGTACCGCTTTTCCCCGCTCTTCCAGCCGACGACTTCGCAGAGCCAGGCAAAAATCGGCACGCCTAACACGAAGCCGGCGAGCAGAAGATGGAGTTGCGCGATGACCCAGACGATGTTGCGGCTCCCGATGCCGGGTATGTCCCTGTACTCGGTCGCCGCCGCCGGAGTATCCGCCGCGACCCCGAACGAAGGAAGGGCCAGGAGGCCCACGGCGACCATGAGCCCGGCGAGGACTCCGCGAAGACCACCGGTGGTCCGAAGGACCCGCTGAATCGATGCGCCGCCGAATTGCATGGCACTCACCTCATCTCTGGGAATCATTACGGTTTCTTCGCAGGTGACGCGTCCTTGTCCTTCCCTGCCTTGCCTTTTGCTTTGCCTTTATCCGCTTCCGCTTCGGCCTTCTCGGTCTTCTGCTTTTCCAACGCGTCGACCTGTGCCGAGAGCTGGGCGATGACTTTTTCGTTCTTGGCCAAGCTCTCGAGCGGCCTCAAGGGCGGCTCGACCTTGACCTCCGGCTTCTTGCAGCATTCGTGAGGATGAGGAGTCGTAACGGGCAATGCCGCCCAGAACAGCACCGACAAGACCGCGCCGGCGCCGGTCAATGCCGTCAGCATCAAGCCCTGATCGGCCGGGACGCGCATCAAATCCCATCGCGTAATCAGCCCCTGGTAATTTTCTGAAACGGATGGGGTCGCCTGGGCCATGCCCCGGATCAATCGACCGACGAGGGACACGCCGATCAGCAACAGGATGATCAGTACCGCGCTCGCGACCGAGCCCCACAAGGCCAGCTCGATGCTGATCCGCTCGGCCACGGGTACCGCTTTCAGCAATTCCAGCTCCATGAGGGCATGCGCGATCGCAATGCTCGTCGAGGTGACGGCGCTCACGATCATCCAGAGAATCGGAAGGAACACCGCCCCGACCAGCGCGCTCTTCCACCAGAGCGTCATGCCCAGACTGTCCGGCGGCTCACGCCGGAGTCGTTCCAGGAAAAAGGTGCGGCCGACGACGCCGAGGGCCCAGATGTCGATGGGAATGGAGAGCAGGAACAGCAGACCGATTCCGGCGCCCTCGCCGATGTGCGAATCGAGCCCCATCGTAATGATCGGAAGGGCAAGAACCGTCACAGGGCTGGCCAGCAGCATGATGAACGCCAGGCCGAGGCGCCCTTCGAAATGCATCAAGCCCATGGCCAGGAACACCAGCACAAAGGCCAGCTTGAAGGGAAGCGCGGTCCAGAATGCCGGCCACAGGACCCCAAGCCCGATTTTCGTTGGAGACAAAGATTCGCGTTCGTCGGCCATGGTAGCTCGTGGGACTGACAGGCTCAGTCCAAAAATTCCCGGTTGATGATGGCGGAGACTGTAAACAGCAGAATGGACACCATGACGACGATCCAGCCGATCAAGGCGATCGGACGCTTGAAGATATTGCGCTCCGGGTCCCTGTCGATGAAGGGCAAGGCGGCCAGCAAGGCCATGAAGGCCCCCGGCAAGGCGATGGCGCCCAGAAACTGTCCGAACTCCCCTGCGAAGATTTTCAGCCTGAGCAATTGGAACAGGAACAGGAAGTACCACTCCGGCTCCGGATGGTAATCGCCGGGATCAGGGGTCGCCTCCTCAAGCAAGACCACCGGCTCCCAGAAGGCCAACGCACAGATACTGGCGAATACCACCGCCATCCCGACGATGTCCTTCCAGATTTGGCGGGGAAAGAAATAGTCCGTCTTCGCCTTGAGCTCTTCCGGGGTGCCCCGAAACGGCCCGGCCGGTCCCGCCGACCTGAAGAGGAACAGATGAAGCCCGGCAAGCCCCATCAAGGCGGCAGGCAGGATCATGACGTGAATAACGAAGAACCGGCTCAAGGTCATCTGTCCGGGGGTCGGCCCTCCCTTGAGAAAGCGCGCCATGAAATCGCCGAGGAGCGGCGTCTTGTCCATGATCTCCACGCCAACGGTCGTCGCCCAATACGCGCGCTGGTCCCAGGGCAACAGATAGCCGGTGAACCCGAACCCCATGACGATCCCGAAGAGAGCCAAACCGACCAGCCAAATCATTTCACGCGGGCTCTTATAGGCGCCCCAGAGAAACACCTGCGACATGTGCGCGAAGACACAGACGACCATCGCGGTCGAACCCCAGAAGTGATAGCTCAGAAGGAACCAGCCGTAATCGACGTCATGAATGATGTACTGGGTGCTGGCATAGGCGTGATCGGCGGTGGGGACGTAATAGAACATCAGCAGAATGCCGGTCACCGCCTGCATGATGAAGATGAAGAGCAAGACCGATCCGAACACGTAGGCCCAGCGCGAACCGCCTGGAACCGGCTCGTTCAGCATCTTGGCCTGCAACTGCTTCAACCCGACGCGCTCGTCGATGAAGGCCACGACTTTTTCGATGGCGGTCGGCTGGCTGCTGGGTAGAGAGGAGTGTGCCATGGTCAGATGATCCGGATTTGTGATTTCGTGCCGGCCTTGAATTCCATATCGATGATTTGGACCTCCCCCCCCGCCGACACGCGGATCGGCAAGGCGTCCAGAGACCGGGGCGCCGGTCCATCGAGAACCTTTCCGGAGGCATCGTAGATGCTCAGATGGCAGGGACACAAGAAGACCTGTCCGAGCACCTTATGCTGCCGCCACTTGTACCCGCAACCGAGATGGGGACACTTGCCCGAGAAGGCGACGTAGGGAATCTCTTTCTTGTTGGTCCAGATCGGCTTGCCCAAGGCGTCGCGAAATTCCATGTCCTTGCCTTGATAAACTTTCTCGAGGACGGCCGGCGTGCCTTTGAGAATCCAGACGTTCTTCTCGATCTCGGATTCCGGCATGTACGCTTCCTTGACCTTCTTCTTGTACTTGAACTGGACCCCGATGTCGTCCTGTTTGATCTTGCCGATATTCCCGATGCTCAACCAGCCGTTGTCGAAGGGGGCATACATGGGCTTCATCAGGTAGCGCAGCACAGGAAAGGCGATCGGCAGCCCGATCAAAAAGCCGATCGCATGGGTGAAGTTCATGAAGAAGGTTCGGCGCTTGACGCTCTTCTCCAGTTCAGGAAGAGGGACCAGCACCTCGCCGGGAGTGACGTGGACACTATCCTCCAGATGAGGGATTTCGACTTCGTGATTGGTCACGTACTCGTCGCGCTTGAACGCCGGCAACGCCACGACCTCGGAGGACGTGGTCCTCAACTGGACGGCGCCCTCCGTCACGCTCTGCACCTGGCCCATCGCCACCTGGCGTTCGCCGTGGCCGTTCATGGACACGACGATGTGACTGATTTGGCGCGACAGCGGATCGACGATGACGCTCGCCACCTCTCCGACTTCGCGATCCGAGCAATGAACTTTCGACTTGAGTTTGGGCTGCATGCTATTTTTTCTTGATCGGCTTCGGTGTATTGACCGAGGTGTTCTTGAAGGTGACCAACCAGGTCGCCAACGCCACGACGTCCTTTTCCTCCATCAGGTCCTTGTACTTGTCCGGCATCTTGCCCTTTTCATACTCCTTCTCGAAACCCTCGGCCATCCAGCTCTTGGGATCGAGAATCTTCTGCTTGATCTCATCGGCCGACAGAAGATTACCGATGTTGTCGAGCTCGGGACCGCGCTTCTTTCCGCCTTCGCCGCGCAGCTTGTGGCAGTTGTAGCACTCCTGAAGCTGCCATTGGTCCTCACCGACTTTCAACACGTCACCCCCTGCCGCACCGGTCGTCGCCGGAGGCGCCCCGGGTCCGCCGGCGGACTGCGAGGCGGTGGCTTGATCCCCACCCAATGCCTTGATGCGCGCCGACAAGGCCTTGGCTTGCTCGTCGAGCGCCTTGGCTCTGGCTAGCAGCTCGTCGGCCTTCCCTTGCTCGGTCGCGGCCCGCTTGGGTTTTAGAATTTTTTCGATCTTCCCCTTCTCGTCCTCCGGATCGTACTGCGGCCAGAGCGAGGCGCCGGCGATGTAGACGACGCAAAGTACGACATAGAACCCCACCAGGGCGGCCAGCGCCTTCACACCGCTCAGGGGCTTGAGGGACGGAGCATCAAGCAAGATGAATACGGCCGTACCCAGCAGCGCATAGGCCGCGAACATCATTTGGAACACAGAGGGGAAGTCCAGCGCGTTCGTAATGCCGAACAACGCCCCCGCCACCACCAACCCGACCACTAGTTTCTTGATCACATTACCCATAAAAGCGGTCCTTTTCCGTTAGCAGGTCCTTCGATCAGTTCACTTCGCTCCCGCGGGCGCGGGGCTGCCTTCGGACACGTGCCCCTTGGCCTCTGTGGGTCTGAGCGTGACGAGAATGGCGAAACTGACGACGACGAAAAACGCGACGGTAATGCCCGTAATCCACCAGGCCGAGTAGGACAACGTGGGGGTGAAGGATTCGGCCGTGAAGTCCGGCAGCAGATTGTAGGTGTGGAAATATTTCCGCAGCAACGAACGGACCGCGCCCATCAGGCCCATCGTCCAGATCGCGCTGAAGGCCAGGAACACCAGGACGAACTGGGACGCAAAATCGATCTTGCCCCACACGATCGTGCCCTGGTTGATCGCTCGATTATAGATGATGTAGTTCACGATCGTGACGAACACCAACGTGAATGCCGCGGAGTTCTTCGCCGGCATGAGCGCGAGGAAATTCCAATCGGACGGAAGCTCCAGGTCGGCCACCAACTTGGCCCCGGTCGGCACGAACCCGTGCGGGGTGAGCCAGATCGCGTCGCCCACCACGACCATCAAAAATCCCACCTTGATCACCGTGCGAGAGGAGACGGTGATGGGGATGAACCGGCCGAGCACCATGGGCAGCAGGGCGAGAGGCACCAAAATCGCCAGCGACGTGGGATCGGGCACGGGGAAGATGGTCCAGACGTAGGTCATGACGAACGGAAGCGCCACCATCACGAGCGGAGCAAAGATGGTCATCCTCACCCGCTCCACCCCTTCGATCCGCTTCATGCTCAACCAGATGTAGTAATTGCTGGCGAGGAAGATCAGCCCGACCATGGCGCCCTGCATCTCGAAGAACATCGACAGCTGGTCCGCCATCATGTAGGGACAAATCGAGGCGTCGTAGTCACACAATTCGTACGCCAACAGATAGCCCATGAACGGAAGAAACAGCAGCGCGCCGACACCGATCAAATTCCCGACAAAGCCCATCCAATCGTAATACGACCGGTCTTCTTCCTTCTTGGACGCCATATACATGTAGGCCGCGACCAGTCCGGTGATGAATCCGCCGAACGTGACATTGCCGACGAGCCGGTGCAGATTCATCGGCATCCAGCTGTAGTTATAGATCTTGTCCCATAGCGTTGCCGTGGCCAGAAACTCGGCCGGTGAGACACCCTCTGCCTTGACCGGCGTGTTCATGAACGAGGTCGGTCCGTCGATCACGAACAGCGTGATGGTGCCGATCAGGTTGAGCAGCACTCCCAAGGCGATGTGGCGGGACTTCTTTGCTCCCTTCCAGGCATCCCACGAATAGAAGTACATGTAGAGGAGAATCGTCTCACCGATGAACAGGAGCGGATAAATGACGGCGAACAGCAGGAAGAAGTGATTGATCAGCCACGTGGTGAATTGAGGATAGGTCGCCAACAGCACGAAGATGAACAGTCCGCCGGTGAGGGCCGTCATGCTGTAGAGGATGACGGTGACCTTCATGACCTCCTTGGCCAGGCGATCATAGCGTGGGTCCTGCTTGCGATACCCCAGCCATTCGGACGTCACGACAAAGATAGGAGCGCCCAGGATGAAGGCGGCGAACAGGATGTGCAATTGCGCGACGATCCACACGGCGGTCCGGTTCCCCGTATACGGAAACTCCACCGGCGGAGCGCCCGGGGCCTGTGCGTAGGCGACGCCTCCGCACAGCGCTAGAAGCGCAAAGAAGGCCAACAGACCTCGCTGCCATGTTTTCATGATGCTCGCCGCCCTCCTCACCGTTCCGAGTGTTCGATCCAGCCGAAGTCCGTTTACTTGGCTGCGTCGGCCGCCGCGACCTTGATCTCGCCGGAGTCCGCCCACTGTTTCTTGTCGGCGTCCCATGTCTTGCCGGCGAGGCCGAAACTCCTCTCGAAGAGCACGAGCTTCCAACGGTCTTCATCGGAGAGCTTGCTCTTCCAGGCCTTCATCTTCGTATTGGGCACCCCCTCCGAGATACGCCAGAACCAGACGGAATCGGAATACAGCTTCATCCGTTCGCCGTTACGGAAGTCGCGGGCGCCGGCCTTAACGGGCTTCCCGTCTTTGCCGTGGCAGCTTGCGCAATTCACGTCGGGGTTCGTCTCACCGATAAACAATTTTCGTCCCTCTTCCACTTTCCCGGCGTCGGTCCACCAGCCGGCCGGCATGTGCTTGTCCGCATACTCGGCAGGAGCCGGAGGAGGAGGCACGACCGGTCCTTCCCCGCCGCCTTCTCCACCGCATGCGGCAACCAGCAGCCCCATGGCGAACAGAATCCCCGCCTGTCCGATTTTCATCTGCTTCATAACTGTTCCAAGCTCCTTTCTTCCTGTCTCAATCCCGATGACGCCAAAAGAAACAGACGCCAATATCAAAGGCGAAAAAAAGACGCTTTTACTGAGGCTGCATCCCCCGCAAAAGCGTCAATGACAACAAAAATTCTCCTCACCCACGCGCATCTCCCGCCAAGTCAACCGACCGATTCGGCGGGGTGCACGGACGCGCCACGAACCGCCTCGGCTATTTTTTCCGCTTATCCTGCGACTTCCCCCGTTTCTGCCCCTGCTTCCTCCGCGAACGGATCAGCCTCGCTCCGACGAACCCACCCAGCGCGATCGCACCAGCTCCCAATCCCGCATAAACCCAGGTCGGAGGACGAGTCACGTCCCGGACGCACCCGCTGCCGAAATTGACCTGGATCTTCCTCTCCGCCTCCAGGTCCTTCGGATCAAACTGCACCTTTTCGTTCCGCTGCTCTCCCTTGGCCTCAATGAGCAGGGGATCGCCGAGATTGTCGTTATGCAGATGAAACGTCGCCTTGTAGTACCCTTCACCGTCGGTCTTGACGACCTGGCCGTACGACACTCTCGTGTCTTTGACCATGACGTCGACGTTCGGGCTGCCTTGTCCATCGGCTCCGCAGACAAACCCTTCAACCGTAAACCGGTGATCGGCCTCATGGGTGGCCAGAACAAGCCCCGGAGACATCACCACCACAGCTGCCAGGGTACGGCTCCACCCGAGCGGTTTCGATCTCATACCCACATCGCCGTGACGTCTCGGAAGCCCGGAACCGACGCGCTTTTCGTTGCCTGATCCGCGGCACCGGACGCCTGCAACGTCACGTTTGCTGAGACCGAGCGAACCCAATTTTGAGGTCGCCCTTTTAACACAGGGCCCCTGCTTTGTCAACGACAAGACAAGGATTTCAATCGAAAAGACGAATGGCTTTCCACTTACTTGCGCTGGAAAAATGTGAGGCGGCGCGCCGGCTGCCGCTTCGGATGACGGTAGAGGAGAATGTGTCGGGTGGAGACAGGACAGGGCCGGCTAGAGATGCCCTCTGGCTTTGGCGTCGGCGGCGATCCGCTCGATTTCCGCCCTACGTTCGGAGTCCTTCTTCGCGACCCATGCCTCCCATGATCTCCCAGTGGCTGTATCTTCGCCGGTAAAGGCGATGGACCGGATGTCGGAGTAGAGGATGTGTCGAACGCCGGGGTCAACCGTGGGAAAAAGCTCGACAGCGGGAGCAGGACCGCCGGTGTTCCGATTGAACACATAGCCTTCCAGCCGTTCGCCGGACGTCAGTTCAATGGTCACGTCGCCGCGATAGTCGAACGCCAACTCAATCGCTTCGACCAGCTCGGACGGAGAAGCAGGAAGGAACCGGCGGCCTTCGAGCGAGCCGGATCGGTCTCCGTCGCTATGGTTTTTCGTATCCGTCATTGGGA
It encodes:
- a CDS encoding cytochrome ubiquinol oxidase subunit I; the protein is MKTWQRGLLAFFALLALCGGVAYAQAPGAPPVEFPYTGNRTAVWIVAQLHILFAAFILGAPIFVVTSEWLGYRKQDPRYDRLAKEVMKVTVILYSMTALTGGLFIFVLLATYPQFTTWLINHFFLLFAVIYPLLFIGETILLYMYFYSWDAWKGAKKSRHIALGVLLNLIGTITLFVIDGPTSFMNTPVKAEGVSPAEFLATATLWDKIYNYSWMPMNLHRLVGNVTFGGFITGLVAAYMYMASKKEEDRSYYDWMGFVGNLIGVGALLFLPFMGYLLAYELCDYDASICPYMMADQLSMFFEMQGAMVGLIFLASNYYIWLSMKRIEGVERVRMTIFAPLVMVALPFVMTYVWTIFPVPDPTSLAILVPLALLPMVLGRFIPITVSSRTVIKVGFLMVVVGDAIWLTPHGFVPTGAKLVADLELPSDWNFLALMPAKNSAAFTLVFVTIVNYIIYNRAINQGTIVWGKIDFASQFVLVFLAFSAIWTMGLMGAVRSLLRKYFHTYNLLPDFTAESFTPTLSYSAWWITGITVAFFVVVSFAILVTLRPTEAKGHVSEGSPAPAGAK
- a CDS encoding c-type cytochrome, giving the protein MGNVIKKLVVGLVVAGALFGITNALDFPSVFQMMFAAYALLGTAVFILLDAPSLKPLSGVKALAALVGFYVVLCVVYIAGASLWPQYDPEDEKGKIEKILKPKRAATEQGKADELLARAKALDEQAKALSARIKALGGDQATASQSAGGPGAPPATTGAAGGDVLKVGEDQWQLQECYNCHKLRGEGGKKRGPELDNIGNLLSADEIKQKILDPKSWMAEGFEKEYEKGKMPDKYKDLMEEKDVVALATWLVTFKNTSVNTPKPIKKK
- a CDS encoding ubiquinol-cytochrome c reductase iron-sulfur subunit: MQPKLKSKVHCSDREVGEVASVIVDPLSRQISHIVVSMNGHGERQVAMGQVQSVTEGAVQLRTTSSEVVALPAFKRDEYVTNHEVEIPHLEDSVHVTPGEVLVPLPELEKSVKRRTFFMNFTHAIGFLIGLPIAFPVLRYLMKPMYAPFDNGWLSIGNIGKIKQDDIGVQFKYKKKVKEAYMPESEIEKNVWILKGTPAVLEKVYQGKDMEFRDALGKPIWTNKKEIPYVAFSGKCPHLGCGYKWRQHKVLGQVFLCPCHLSIYDASGKVLDGPAPRSLDALPIRVSAGGEVQIIDMEFKAGTKSQIRII
- a CDS encoding cytochrome bc complex cytochrome b subunit → MAHSSLPSSQPTAIEKVVAFIDERVGLKQLQAKMLNEPVPGGSRWAYVFGSVLLFIFIMQAVTGILLMFYYVPTADHAYASTQYIIHDVDYGWFLLSYHFWGSTAMVVCVFAHMSQVFLWGAYKSPREMIWLVGLALFGIVMGFGFTGYLLPWDQRAYWATTVGVEIMDKTPLLGDFMARFLKGGPTPGQMTLSRFFVIHVMILPAALMGLAGLHLFLFRSAGPAGPFRGTPEELKAKTDYFFPRQIWKDIVGMAVVFASICALAFWEPVVLLEEATPDPGDYHPEPEWYFLFLFQLLRLKIFAGEFGQFLGAIALPGAFMALLAALPFIDRDPERNIFKRPIALIGWIVVMVSILLFTVSAIINREFLD
- a CDS encoding c-type cytochrome; translation: MKQMKIGQAGILFAMGLLVAACGGEGGGEGPVVPPPPAPAEYADKHMPAGWWTDAGKVEEGRKLFIGETNPDVNCASCHGKDGKPVKAGARDFRNGERMKLYSDSVWFWRISEGVPNTKMKAWKSKLSDEDRWKLVLFERSFGLAGKTWDADKKQWADSGEIKVAAADAAK